A stretch of DNA from Staphylococcus equorum:
GTACTACAGTTACAGCATTTATTATAGGTATTGATCTTGGTGCATACTCGCTACCAATATTAGCTATTGGTGCATTTTTAATATTCTTTGTTCAAAAGCGTAAAGTTAAAAATATTGGTATGATTTTATTTGGTTTTGGTTCGTTATTCTACGGATTAGAATTAATGAGCAGTGCCGTAAAACCACTAGCTAATTTAGATGGTTTCCATCAATTCATGCTAGACATGTCAACTAACCCAATTTTTGGTGTTGCAGCAGGTACGATTTTAACAGTTATTGTTCAAAGTTCAAGCGCCACAATTGGTATACTACAAGGATTCTATGCGAATGACTTAGTTAGTTTAAATGGTGCGTTACCTATATTGTTAGGTGACAATATTGGTACAACAATCACGGCAATACTCGCAAGTTTAGCTGGCTCACTTGCTTCAAAACGTGTAGCAGCAGTACATGTTATGTTTAACGTAATAGGTGCGGCAATATTCTTAGCGATTTTACCTATTTATCAATGGGTTGTTGAATGGATGCAAGGAGTAATGCACTTAAATCCAGAAATGACGATTGCCTTTGCACACGGTACATTTAATGTTACAAATACATTGATTCAATTACCATTTATATTTGTTCTAGCTTGGATCGTAACAAAACTTATTCCTGGTGAAGATATAACAGAAAAATATAAACCTAGACATCTAGATAAAAATTTAATTAATAGAGCTCCAAGTATTGCTTTACAAGAAGCACAAGATGAAATCCAAAACATTGGACGAATGACATACTCATTATTAGAGAATGTTAGTGAATACAATGAAAAAAATGAGAAAAAAGTACTTCAAAAACATGCGGCTGTTCAAAATATGCATGACAATGTAAAAGAATATTTAACGAAAATATCTGAGAAGAAAATATCCAAAAAAGATGCAGAAAGAATGTCTGTGTTATTTGACGTAAACCGTACGATGTTAAAAGTAGCTGGATTATCTGAAGCGTATATATTAGATTTGAAACAGTTACACAATGAACCAGTACAAATCTCTGATAAAGCTGCACAAAGTATCGATAAACTTTATTCACACGTGAATATGTCATTCGATAAATCAGTTGAAATGTTTAGCGTATATGACAAAGTTAAAAAAGATGAAATTGTTAATTTAAGTAACGATTCATATACACTTGAACATGATTTAAGAAAAAAACATATTAAGCGTTTAAGTTCAGGTGAATGTTCACCAGAAGGTGGTCTGTTATATCTAGATATGATTGCTATACTAGAACGTATTGGCTATCATTCGAGAAATGTATCAGAAGCAATGATTGATATTGACGAACTTTCAAGTGAAGAAGAAACAGAACATACTGTGGGCTGGACTTACTAAAGTATAATTAAATATAAAATTAAAAGTTGAGAAAGTTTGTTGTAAAACAGACTTTCTCAACTTTTTTGTATTGTTGAAAATTAACCAATATCGCTGTATTTGGAATAATAAATCACATGTATCAAATCATTTTATTTTTAATCCTTAGTAAAGAGATAGGGATACTTGACAAAAAGTCATAGAAGGCATAATATTACATATAATAAATTTTTCAGAAAACTGATATGGGGGGACAGCGTGTGACAGCTATTAGCATTCTTGATCAAAGTCCAATAGATAAAAATGAAACAGTAAACGACGGTATAGCTCGTACAGTTGAATTGGCACAACTAGCAGATAAATTAAATTATACAAGGTACTTTGTTGCTGAACATCACAATATAGAAGAAGTTGCAGGTACGAGTCCGGAGATACTTGTAACACATATATTGAATCACACAAAAAATATACGTGTAGGCTCTGGTGGCGTAATGTTGCAACATTATAGTCCATTCAAAGTTATAGAGCAATTTCATTTCATTAGTCATTTAGCACCTGGAAGAGTCGATTTAGGTATAGGTAAAGCACCGGGAGGCTTTCCTTTAGCGACACAAGCGTTGCAAACAGAATTAAAGTCACCACAAACAAGTTTCAATGATAAATTTCATTTATTAAATCAATTTAATAATGGGGATTTTTCTGCAAACGAAGATTATGGACAATTAAAAACAACGATACGTAATAATGAAATCTCCACACCACAAATTTATCTACTAGGTGGTAGTGAAAGTTCTGCTCAATTTGCTGCTACAGAAAAAGTTGGATTTATATATGCATTTTTCATAAATTCAAATATTGAAACATTACAACAAGCCCTTAAAGATTATAAGTAACAATTTCCTGAAGGCAGAGTCATTGTAGGGGTAGCTGCCGTTGTATCGGAGAATAAAGAAGAACAGGCATTAGTTAAAGAAGGTAGTACAAATTATGCTTTACATTTCGATGATGGTAGAAAAATCACTGTTAATACAAAGGAACAAGTAGAAACATTTAAAAAACAAAGTGACGAAGACTTTGAAGTTGAAGAAAAGCAAATAGATGTTTTTAATGGTTCCGCGGATGAAATTAAGCAACAGCTAAATCAATTAAATCGTGACGGCAATATAGATGAATTTATGCTACATATGCCAGTTCAAAATCATAAATTAAGAATTAAAACAGTAGACCAATTAGCTATTACGAATAACAAAGAAAAGCAGAAAGAAGGGGTATTATGAGTCAAAATAAAATCGATTTTGGAATCATGTTAAACGGTCCTGGTGGTCATATGCATGCTTGGAAATCTAAAGATGTACCGAGCGATGCCAGTACAAATTTTGAATTCCAACTTGATGTTGCTAAAAAAGCTGAACAGGCAGGATTCAGTTTTGTATTTGTGGCAGATGGATTATTTATTCATGAGAAATCTATTCCACATTTTTTAGATAGACATGAGCCGTTAACATTTTTAGCTGCGCTTGCGCCGGTAACTCAGCGTATTGGTTTAGTTGGTACTATTTCAACATCATATAGTGAACCTTTTACTGTTGCACGACAACTCGCAACAATCGATAAAATCAGTCATGGGCGTGCAGGTTGGAATATAGTAACTTCGCCACTTGCTGGTAGTGCCGATAACTATAGTAAAGGAGATCATCCTGAACATGATGTTAGGTATGATATTGCTGAGGAACATCTGCAAGTCGTTCAAGGGTTATGGGACTCTTACGAAGATGATGCCTTTACATTTGATGTTGAGACTGGCTCATATTTAGATAAGGAAAAAATGCATACGTTAGATTATAAAGGACAATATTTTCAAGTTAAGGGTCCATTAAATGCTAGTCGTTCTAAACAAGGCCAACCTGTTATATTTCAAGCAGGTGCATCTCCTAAAGGACAAGCATATGCAGCTCAATATGCTGATGCAGTATTTACTTTAGGTGAATCACTAGATACCGCTAAAAGTAATTACGACAGTATTAAATCACAAGCCAAAAAATTTGGACGCGATCCACAAAACATTAAAGTATATCCTATATTATCCCCAGTTATTGGTAAGTCGAACGATGAGGTAGAAGCACGCTTTGATGAAATAAAATCATTGGCGACAATTGACGAAGCTTTAGATTACTTAGGTAGATATTATGATCATCATGATTTCAGCCAATATGATCTCGATGCACCGTTTCCAGATTTAGGTGAAGTGGGTCAAAATAGTTTCCGTGCTACTGCAGATTCTATTGCGGCACGCGCAAAACAAAATAATTTAACATTGAGAGATGTCGCTTTGGAAGAAACAGCCCGTCGCTCTCCTTTCACTGGTACTTATGAAGAAGTAGCAAATTTAATCATTGAATGGTTTGAACATGGCGCAGCAGATGGATTTATCTTCGGCCCCCATATTAATGGACCTGTATATGATGAGTTTTTAAATTATGTATTACCTATCTTAGAAGAAAAAGGTTATTACGATAAAGCATATCAGGGGGATACATTACGAGATCATATAGGTATTCCTTTTAAAGAAAATAGATATAGTAGGAAAGAAGTAACACACTAATACTCAGTAAACAATACAGTGGATAGACGCCTCTATTTTAAAACGTTGCGTCTGTTTTTTAAATATAAGGAGTGAAGTTCATGTCAGAATCAAGTACAACATCATATCAACATGTAAAACATAGTAACGTCAACACTGCGCCAGAGCAAACTGAAACAAAAGTGAAAAGAAAATTCCAATTACCTCATGTGCTATTAATGATGCTTATTATGATGATGTTTGCTTGTTTATTGACGTATGTCATTCCTGCTGGGCAATTTGATACAAGTAAAGATGGATCAATGATACAAGGGACGTATCATGCAATTTCACAAAACCCAGTGAATCCATTTTATGCTATTACACTCATACTTAATGGGGGGATTCAATCAGCCCAAACGATTACACTATTACTATTTATAGGTGGTGCAATGGGTGGTATATTACAATTAGACTCTGTGACAAAATTAACGAATTATATGATTTTTCGTTTCGAACATGCTGGTGCATTGCCATTAATTATCGGGTTATTTTCCTTGATGGCGTTTATCGGT
This window harbors:
- a CDS encoding LLM class flavin-dependent oxidoreductase, which codes for MSQNKIDFGIMLNGPGGHMHAWKSKDVPSDASTNFEFQLDVAKKAEQAGFSFVFVADGLFIHEKSIPHFLDRHEPLTFLAALAPVTQRIGLVGTISTSYSEPFTVARQLATIDKISHGRAGWNIVTSPLAGSADNYSKGDHPEHDVRYDIAEEHLQVVQGLWDSYEDDAFTFDVETGSYLDKEKMHTLDYKGQYFQVKGPLNASRSKQGQPVIFQAGASPKGQAYAAQYADAVFTLGESLDTAKSNYDSIKSQAKKFGRDPQNIKVYPILSPVIGKSNDEVEARFDEIKSLATIDEALDYLGRYYDHHDFSQYDLDAPFPDLGEVGQNSFRATADSIAARAKQNNLTLRDVALEETARRSPFTGTYEEVANLIIEWFEHGAADGFIFGPHINGPVYDEFLNYVLPILEEKGYYDKAYQGDTLRDHIGIPFKENRYSRKEVTH
- a CDS encoding MsnO8 family LLM class oxidoreductase — translated: MTAISILDQSPIDKNETVNDGIARTVELAQLADKLNYTRYFVAEHHNIEEVAGTSPEILVTHILNHTKNIRVGSGGVMLQHYSPFKVIEQFHFISHLAPGRVDLGIGKAPGGFPLATQALQTELKSPQTSFNDKFHLLNQFNNGDFSANEDYGQLKTTIRNNEISTPQIYLLGGSESSAQFAATEKVGFIYAFFINSNIETLQQALKDYK
- a CDS encoding Na/Pi cotransporter family protein, giving the protein MDSSVMETIFTFIGGLGIFLYGIKQMGDGLQASAGDRLRSILNKFTSNPLMGVLAGAIVTILIQSSSGTTVITIGLVSAGFMTMRQAIGVVMGANIGTTVTAFIIGIDLGAYSLPILAIGAFLIFFVQKRKVKNIGMILFGFGSLFYGLELMSSAVKPLANLDGFHQFMLDMSTNPIFGVAAGTILTVIVQSSSATIGILQGFYANDLVSLNGALPILLGDNIGTTITAILASLAGSLASKRVAAVHVMFNVIGAAIFLAILPIYQWVVEWMQGVMHLNPEMTIAFAHGTFNVTNTLIQLPFIFVLAWIVTKLIPGEDITEKYKPRHLDKNLINRAPSIALQEAQDEIQNIGRMTYSLLENVSEYNEKNEKKVLQKHAAVQNMHDNVKEYLTKISEKKISKKDAERMSVLFDVNRTMLKVAGLSEAYILDLKQLHNEPVQISDKAAQSIDKLYSHVNMSFDKSVEMFSVYDKVKKDEIVNLSNDSYTLEHDLRKKHIKRLSSGECSPEGGLLYLDMIAILERIGYHSRNVSEAMIDIDELSSEEETEHTVGWTY